A window from Pseudomonas campi encodes these proteins:
- a CDS encoding MarR family winged helix-turn-helix transcriptional regulator has protein sequence MLDLKKPTSQQAAMEAFFFGYQAFTAKPDEMLARRGLSRVHHRILFFIARYPGLSMKQLLGYLGVSKQALNIPLRQLLEMNLVESLAAPDDKRKRLLALTDDGAKLEQALRREQVKLLERMLAEAGADAVSSWLAVNQRLGNTRQVLLGED, from the coding sequence ATGCTTGACCTGAAAAAGCCGACCAGCCAGCAGGCCGCCATGGAAGCCTTCTTCTTCGGCTACCAGGCCTTCACCGCCAAACCGGACGAAATGCTCGCCCGCCGGGGTCTGTCGCGGGTTCACCATCGCATTCTGTTCTTCATCGCCCGCTACCCGGGGCTGAGCATGAAACAGCTGCTCGGCTATCTGGGCGTGAGCAAGCAGGCGCTGAACATTCCGCTGCGCCAGTTGCTGGAAATGAATCTGGTGGAAAGCCTGGCGGCGCCGGACGACAAGCGCAAACGCCTGCTGGCGCTGACCGACGATGGCGCCAAGCTGGAGCAGGCGCTGCGCCGCGAGCAGGTGAAACTGCTCGAGCGCATGCTCGCAGAAGCCGGCGCGGATGCAGTGAGCAGCTGGTTGGCGGTCAACCAGCGGCTCGGCAACACCCGCCAGGTGCTGCTCGGCGAAGACTGA
- a CDS encoding bile acid:sodium symporter family protein gives MTASPLLTAFLPIALGIIMLGLGLSLTLADFARVVKFPKPVLIGLGCQLLLLPLLCFLIAKGFGLAPALAVGLMLLAASPGGTSANLYSHLAHGDVALNVTLTAVNSVIAILTMPFIVNLSLAYFMEADQAIPLQFAKVVQVFAIVLGPVAIGMVIRRLAPGFANAMEKPVKIISALFLVLVVVLAFIKDWQTVVDYAPVVGLAALLFNLVSLAVGYGVPRLMKLPRRQAVAIGMEIGIHNGTLAIALALSPMLLNNATMAIPAAIYSFIMFFTAAAFGWWVNFAHGKELASEEAEAA, from the coding sequence ATGACCGCATCACCCTTGCTCACCGCATTTCTCCCCATAGCCCTGGGCATCATTATGCTCGGACTGGGCTTGTCGCTGACCCTGGCGGACTTCGCCCGGGTGGTGAAGTTTCCCAAACCGGTACTGATCGGCCTGGGTTGCCAGCTGCTGCTGTTGCCGCTGCTGTGCTTCCTGATTGCCAAGGGCTTCGGCCTGGCACCGGCGCTGGCGGTCGGCCTGATGCTGCTGGCGGCTTCGCCCGGCGGAACCTCGGCCAACCTTTACAGCCATCTGGCCCACGGTGATGTGGCGCTGAACGTGACGCTGACGGCCGTCAACTCGGTGATCGCGATCCTGACCATGCCGTTTATCGTCAACCTGTCGCTGGCGTATTTCATGGAGGCCGATCAGGCCATCCCGCTGCAGTTCGCCAAAGTGGTGCAGGTGTTCGCCATCGTGCTCGGCCCGGTGGCCATCGGCATGGTGATTCGCCGTCTGGCGCCCGGCTTCGCCAACGCCATGGAGAAGCCGGTGAAGATCATCTCCGCGCTGTTCCTAGTGCTGGTGGTGGTGCTGGCCTTCATCAAGGACTGGCAGACGGTGGTGGACTACGCCCCGGTGGTTGGTCTGGCGGCGTTGCTGTTCAACCTGGTCAGCCTCGCCGTGGGTTACGGCGTGCCGCGCCTGATGAAGCTGCCACGCCGCCAGGCGGTGGCCATCGGCATGGAAATCGGCATCCACAACGGCACCCTGGCGATCGCCCTGGCGCTCAGTCCGATGCTGCTGAACAACGCCACCATGGCCATTCCGGCGGCGATCTACAGCTTCATCATGTTCTTCACCGCTGCAGCCTTCGGCTGGTGGGTCAACTTCGCCCACGGCAAGGAACTGGCCAGCGAGGAAGCCGAGGCGGCCTGA
- a CDS encoding glutathione S-transferase family protein: MLKVYGDYRSGNCYKIKLMLHLLGRECEWLPIDILKGETQTAEFLAKNPNGKIPVLELEDGTYLWESNAILNFLADGSEFIPSEPRLRTQMLQWQFFEQYSHEPYVAVARFIHLYQGRPAEREEELKVCMVRGHKALKVMEQQLSRTPYLVGEQYTIADIALYAYTHVANEGGFDLRAYPAVQAWLARVASHPKHVSMLG; this comes from the coding sequence ATGCTCAAGGTCTACGGTGATTACCGTTCTGGCAACTGCTACAAGATCAAACTGATGCTGCACCTGCTCGGCCGCGAGTGCGAGTGGCTGCCGATCGACATCCTCAAGGGTGAAACGCAGACTGCCGAGTTTTTGGCCAAGAACCCCAACGGCAAGATCCCGGTGCTGGAACTGGAAGACGGCACCTACCTGTGGGAGTCGAATGCCATCCTCAACTTCCTCGCCGATGGCAGCGAGTTCATCCCCAGCGAGCCGCGCCTGCGCACGCAGATGCTGCAATGGCAGTTCTTCGAGCAGTACAGCCATGAGCCCTACGTGGCGGTGGCGCGCTTCATCCACCTGTACCAGGGGCGCCCGGCCGAACGCGAGGAAGAACTCAAGGTGTGCATGGTGCGCGGCCACAAGGCGCTCAAGGTGATGGAGCAGCAGCTCAGCCGTACGCCCTACCTGGTCGGCGAGCAGTACACCATCGCCGACATCGCCCTGTACGCCTATACCCACGTGGCCAACGAGGGTGGCTTCGACCTCCGCGCCTATCCGGCGGTGCAGGCCTGGCTCGCGCGCGTGGCCAGCCATCCCAAGCATGTGAGCATGCTCGGCTGA
- a CDS encoding thioesterase family protein, with translation MARLQLDFSQQPFCYSTHMTVRSTDINASNHLGNDSMISMISEARARFLFDFGIRETAEDDGIIVTDLATMYRAESHARDQLLFEVGVMDFNRYGGDIIFRITRPVDGTLIALAKSGFVFFDYRLGKVAAMPESFRGKFPAVNWLD, from the coding sequence ATGGCCCGTCTCCAGCTCGATTTCTCCCAGCAGCCCTTCTGCTACAGCACCCACATGACCGTGCGCAGCACCGACATCAATGCCAGCAATCACCTGGGCAACGATTCGATGATCTCGATGATTTCCGAAGCACGGGCGCGCTTTCTGTTCGATTTCGGCATCCGCGAAACGGCTGAGGACGACGGCATCATCGTCACCGACCTGGCCACCATGTACCGCGCCGAATCCCACGCCCGCGACCAGTTGCTGTTCGAAGTCGGCGTGATGGATTTCAACCGCTACGGCGGCGACATCATCTTCCGCATCACCCGCCCGGTCGACGGCACGCTGATCGCCCTGGCCAAATCCGGCTTCGTGTTCTTCGACTACCGCCTGGGCAAGGTCGCCGCCATGCCCGAGTCATTTCGCGGCAAGTTCCCCGCGGTCAACTGGCTGGACTGA
- a CDS encoding LysE family translocator: MTTELLLAFIAFAFVTSVTPGPNNMMLLASGVNFGVRRSLPHMLGISLGFMILVIAVGLGLGQLFEQFPPLYSALRYGGAAYLLYLAWKIAGAGAPDAASGNSKPFTFLQAAAFQWVNPKAWIMAIGAITTYTPHEGFLLNVLLIAALFALVNCPSVGLWTVAGSFLRRWLEAPRVLRAFNIGMALLLVASLYPILSDFQGPL, encoded by the coding sequence ATGACCACTGAACTGTTGCTCGCCTTTATCGCCTTTGCCTTCGTCACCTCGGTTACCCCGGGGCCGAACAACATGATGCTGCTCGCCTCCGGGGTGAATTTCGGCGTGCGCCGCAGCCTGCCACACATGCTCGGCATCAGCCTGGGTTTCATGATCCTGGTGATCGCCGTGGGCCTGGGGCTTGGCCAATTGTTCGAGCAGTTCCCGCCGCTGTACAGCGCGCTGCGCTACGGTGGCGCGGCTTATCTGTTGTACCTGGCCTGGAAGATTGCCGGCGCCGGCGCACCGGATGCCGCCAGCGGCAACAGCAAGCCGTTTACCTTCCTGCAGGCCGCGGCCTTCCAGTGGGTCAACCCCAAGGCCTGGATCATGGCCATCGGCGCCATCACCACCTACACCCCGCATGAGGGCTTTCTGCTCAACGTGCTGCTGATCGCCGCCCTGTTCGCCCTAGTCAACTGCCCCAGCGTCGGCTTGTGGACCGTGGCCGGCAGCTTCCTGCGCCGCTGGCTGGAGGCGCCGCGCGTGCTGCGTGCTTTCAACATCGGCATGGCCTTGCTACTGGTGGCTTCGCTCTACCCTATCCTTAGCGATTTCCAAGGACCGCTCTGA
- a CDS encoding PLP-dependent aminotransferase family protein: MAFSERVARLKSSLIREILAAAQRPEVMSFAGGLPAEAMLPKVDWNDMPVSMGQYGMSEGEPELRERIAAEARLLGVPCEASQVLIVCGSQQTLDLASKLFIDPGTEILVEAPTYLAALQSFQLFGADCITVPQEADGPELEALRQRLQNHKPAFAYLIPTFQNPSAVRYSEAKRDAVAALLDEFNVTLIEDEPYRELVFDAGSATPIVSRLKRTSWIYTGTVSKTLLPGLRVGYLIATPDLFPHLLRLKQSADLHTNRIGQWQALQWLGSDKYRAHLAELRDFYRVRRDAMQVALQEHFGDLATWEIPQGGLFFWLTLKDKLDTRTLLQPAMAQNVAFMPGEPFFVEPDANPGHLRLNFSHVEPERLGEGLRRLAAVVREAQGSK; encoded by the coding sequence ATGGCCTTCTCCGAACGTGTTGCCCGCCTGAAAAGCTCCCTGATCCGCGAAATCCTTGCTGCGGCGCAGCGTCCGGAGGTGATGTCCTTCGCTGGCGGCCTGCCGGCCGAGGCGATGCTGCCCAAGGTGGATTGGAACGACATGCCGGTCAGCATGGGCCAGTACGGCATGAGCGAAGGCGAGCCGGAACTGCGCGAGCGGATTGCCGCCGAAGCGCGCCTGCTCGGCGTACCGTGCGAGGCCAGCCAGGTGCTGATCGTCTGCGGTTCGCAGCAGACCCTCGACCTGGCCAGTAAGCTGTTCATCGATCCGGGTACCGAAATCCTGGTGGAAGCGCCAACCTACCTGGCCGCGCTGCAGTCCTTTCAGCTGTTCGGCGCCGACTGCATCACCGTGCCCCAGGAAGCCGACGGCCCCGAGCTGGAGGCTCTGCGCCAGCGCCTGCAGAACCACAAGCCGGCTTTCGCCTACCTCATTCCGACCTTCCAGAATCCGTCCGCCGTGCGTTACAGCGAAGCCAAGCGCGATGCGGTGGCGGCGTTGCTCGACGAGTTCAACGTCACACTGATCGAGGATGAGCCGTACCGCGAGCTGGTCTTCGATGCCGGCAGCGCCACGCCGATCGTCAGCCGCCTCAAGCGCACCAGCTGGATCTACACCGGCACCGTCTCCAAGACTCTGCTGCCGGGTCTGCGCGTGGGTTACCTGATCGCTACCCCGGACCTGTTCCCGCATCTGTTGCGCCTGAAACAGTCCGCTGACCTGCACACCAACCGTATCGGCCAGTGGCAGGCGCTGCAGTGGCTGGGCAGCGACAAATACCGCGCGCACCTGGCCGAGCTGCGCGACTTCTACCGTGTGCGTCGCGACGCCATGCAGGTGGCGCTGCAGGAACACTTCGGTGACTTGGCAACCTGGGAGATTCCTCAGGGTGGCCTATTCTTCTGGCTGACCCTGAAGGACAAGCTGGATACCCGCACCCTGCTGCAGCCGGCGATGGCGCAAAACGTGGCGTTCATGCCGGGCGAGCCGTTCTTCGTCGAGCCGGATGCCAACCCCGGTCACCTGCGCTTGAACTTCAGCCACGTCGAGCCGGAGCGTCTGGGCGAAGGCCTGCGTCGCCTGGCGGCGGTGGTGCGCGAAGCGCAAGGGAGTAAATAG
- a CDS encoding SDR family oxidoreductase, giving the protein MSMTFSGKVALVTGGAAGIGRATALAFAGEGLQVVVSDVDVVGGEGTVQLIREAGGDAAFVRCDVTREAEVKVLMERTLAAYGRLDYAFNNAGIEIEKGKLAEGSEAEYDAIMGVNVKGVWLCMKHQIPLLLAQGGGAIVNTASVAGLGAAPKMSIYAASKHAVIGLTKSAAVEYGKKKIRVNAVCPAVIDTDMWRRAAEADPKKAEFVAGMHPVGRIGRVEEIATAVLYLCCDGAGFTTGHSLAVDGGATAI; this is encoded by the coding sequence ATGAGCATGACCTTTTCCGGCAAAGTAGCTCTCGTAACCGGTGGTGCCGCCGGCATTGGCCGTGCCACCGCCCTGGCCTTTGCGGGCGAAGGCCTGCAGGTGGTGGTTTCCGATGTCGACGTGGTCGGCGGCGAAGGCACCGTGCAGCTGATCCGCGAAGCCGGTGGTGATGCCGCCTTCGTACGCTGCGACGTGACCCGCGAAGCCGAGGTCAAGGTGCTCATGGAGCGCACCCTGGCCGCCTATGGCCGCCTGGACTACGCCTTCAACAACGCCGGCATCGAGATCGAGAAGGGCAAGCTGGCCGAGGGCAGCGAGGCCGAGTACGACGCCATCATGGGTGTCAACGTCAAGGGCGTATGGCTGTGCATGAAGCACCAGATCCCGCTGCTGCTGGCCCAGGGTGGTGGTGCCATCGTCAACACCGCCTCGGTGGCCGGCCTCGGGGCCGCACCGAAGATGAGCATCTATGCCGCCTCCAAGCACGCGGTAATCGGTCTCACCAAGTCCGCTGCCGTCGAATATGGCAAGAAGAAGATCCGCGTCAACGCCGTGTGCCCGGCGGTGATCGACACCGACATGTGGCGCCGTGCAGCCGAAGCTGACCCGAAGAAAGCCGAGTTCGTCGCCGGCATGCACCCGGTTGGGCGTATCGGGCGAGTCGAGGAAATCGCCACGGCGGTGCTCTACCTCTGCTGTGACGGGGCAGGCTTCACCACCGGCCACTCGTTGGCGGTGGATGGCGGGGCTACCGCGATCTGA
- the pyrF gene encoding orotidine-5'-phosphate decarboxylase, producing MSCQTPIIVALDFPSRDAALALADQLDPTLCRVKVGKELFTRSGPAVVETLQAKGFEVFLDLKFHDIPNTTAMAVKAAAELGVWMVNVHCSGGLRMMAACRNELDKLSGAKPLLIGVTVLTSMEQDDLAGIGLDIAPQEQVLRLAGLAAQAGMDGLVCSAQEAPALKAAQPALQLVTPGIRPAGSAADDQRRILTPADALKAGSDYLVIGRPISQASNPAKALAEIVGELN from the coding sequence ATGTCCTGCCAGACCCCGATCATCGTTGCCCTCGACTTTCCTTCCCGTGACGCCGCGCTGGCCCTCGCCGATCAGCTCGATCCCACGCTGTGCCGGGTCAAGGTGGGCAAGGAGCTGTTCACCCGCAGCGGCCCGGCGGTGGTCGAGACCTTGCAGGCCAAGGGCTTCGAGGTGTTCCTCGACCTGAAATTCCACGACATCCCCAACACCACGGCGATGGCGGTCAAGGCCGCCGCCGAGCTGGGCGTATGGATGGTCAACGTGCACTGCTCCGGTGGCCTGCGCATGATGGCGGCCTGCCGCAACGAGCTGGACAAACTCAGCGGCGCCAAGCCGCTGCTGATCGGCGTGACCGTGCTGACCAGCATGGAGCAGGACGACCTGGCCGGCATCGGCCTGGACATCGCCCCGCAGGAGCAGGTGCTGCGCCTGGCGGGTCTGGCTGCCCAGGCGGGCATGGACGGTCTGGTCTGCTCGGCCCAGGAAGCGCCGGCCCTCAAGGCTGCACAGCCGGCCCTGCAACTGGTGACCCCCGGCATTCGCCCGGCGGGCAGTGCGGCCGATGACCAACGGCGCATCCTCACCCCGGCCGATGCGCTCAAGGCCGGTTCCGACTACCTGGTGATCGGCCGCCCGATCAGCCAGGCCAGCAACCCGGCCAAGGCCCTGGCCGAGATCGTCGGCGAACTCAACTAA
- a CDS encoding benzoate/H(+) symporter BenE family transporter, translating into MTQAQPLPLRPLADSSPSAVVAGFVAMLTGYTSSLVLMFQAGQAAGLSTAQISSWLWALSIGMAICTIGLSLRYRAPIVVAWSTPGAALLITSLPGVTYPEAIGAFVVCALLLSLLGLSGTFERVMRHLPASLAAALLAGILFRIGSEIFIAAQSNTLLVLAMFFTFLLGKRLLPRYAVPAALLVGASVAGVLGLLDFSQFEWQVAVPVWTTPSFSFSAVISIGIPLFVVAMASQNIPGIAVLRADGYDVPPSPLISTTGIASLLLAPFGSHGINLAAISAAICTGAEAHEDRHKRYTAALWCGVFYGIAGIFAATLAALFAALPTALVLSIAALALLGSIGNGLAQAMQNPGERDAALITFMVTASGMTLLGIGSAFWGLIGGALTLLILNWRKV; encoded by the coding sequence ATGACCCAGGCCCAACCCCTGCCCTTGCGCCCGCTGGCAGACAGCTCGCCATCGGCAGTCGTCGCCGGCTTCGTCGCCATGCTCACCGGCTACACCAGCTCGCTGGTGCTGATGTTCCAGGCCGGCCAGGCGGCCGGCCTGAGTACTGCGCAGATCTCCTCCTGGCTGTGGGCCCTGTCGATCGGCATGGCGATCTGTACCATCGGCCTGTCGCTGCGCTACCGCGCACCGATCGTGGTGGCCTGGTCGACCCCCGGCGCGGCGCTGCTGATCACCAGCCTGCCGGGGGTAACGTACCCGGAAGCCATCGGCGCCTTTGTCGTCTGCGCCCTGCTGCTCAGCCTGCTGGGCCTGTCCGGCACCTTCGAGCGAGTCATGCGCCACCTGCCGGCCTCGTTGGCCGCGGCGCTGCTGGCCGGGATCCTGTTCCGCATCGGCAGCGAAATCTTTATCGCTGCGCAAAGCAACACCTTGCTGGTGCTGGCCATGTTTTTCACCTTTCTGCTCGGCAAGCGCCTGCTGCCGCGCTATGCCGTGCCGGCGGCGCTGCTGGTCGGCGCAAGCGTGGCCGGTGTGCTGGGTCTGCTGGATTTCAGCCAGTTCGAGTGGCAGGTGGCGGTTCCGGTGTGGACCACACCGAGCTTCTCCTTCAGCGCGGTGATCAGCATCGGCATTCCGCTGTTCGTGGTGGCGATGGCCTCGCAGAACATTCCCGGGATTGCCGTGCTGCGCGCCGATGGCTATGACGTACCGCCCTCGCCACTGATCTCCACCACCGGCATCGCCTCGCTGCTGCTGGCGCCGTTTGGCTCCCATGGCATCAACCTGGCGGCCATCAGTGCGGCGATCTGTACCGGCGCCGAAGCCCATGAGGATCGTCACAAGCGTTACACCGCGGCGCTCTGGTGCGGGGTGTTCTACGGCATCGCCGGGATTTTCGCTGCGACCCTGGCCGCGCTGTTCGCCGCGTTGCCGACAGCCCTGGTGCTGTCCATCGCCGCCCTGGCCCTGCTCGGTTCCATCGGCAATGGCCTGGCCCAGGCCATGCAGAACCCTGGCGAGCGTGACGCCGCGCTGATCACCTTCATGGTCACCGCCTCGGGCATGACTCTGCTCGGTATCGGCTCGGCCTTCTGGGGCCTGATCGGCGGCGCGCTGACCCTGCTGATCCTCAACTGGCGCAAGGTGTAG